A single Tenacibaculum sp. 190524A02b DNA region contains:
- the folE gene encoding GTP cyclohydrolase I FolE: protein MFELNNNMSNDRIDEIGENHIGTSAKTPLRKDAFDISDEEKIKRIEKSVKEILETLGMDLTDDSLQGTPKRVAKAYVKELFMGLNPANMPEPSTFDNTYNYGEMLVEKNIIVYSTCEHHLLPIIGRAHVAYISNGKVIGLSKMNRIVEYFAKRPQVQERLTMQVVQAMQEALGTKDVACVIDAKHLCVNSRGIKDIESSTVTAEFGGKFKNKETKKEFLDYLKMDTTFH, encoded by the coding sequence ATGTTCGAACTAAATAATAATATGAGCAACGATAGAATTGACGAAATAGGAGAAAACCACATCGGAACTTCGGCTAAAACGCCATTAAGAAAAGATGCTTTTGATATTTCGGACGAAGAAAAAATAAAACGAATTGAAAAGAGTGTAAAAGAAATTTTAGAAACTCTTGGAATGGATTTAACAGATGATAGTTTGCAAGGAACTCCTAAGCGTGTGGCAAAAGCGTATGTTAAAGAGCTTTTTATGGGATTAAATCCAGCAAATATGCCAGAACCATCAACATTTGATAATACCTATAATTATGGAGAAATGTTGGTAGAAAAGAATATTATTGTTTATTCTACATGTGAGCATCATTTATTACCAATTATCGGTAGAGCTCATGTAGCTTATATTTCTAATGGAAAAGTAATTGGACTTTCCAAAATGAATAGAATTGTAGAGTATTTTGCTAAAAGGCCACAAGTTCAGGAAAGATTAACAATGCAAGTAGTACAAGCAATGCAAGAAGCTTTAGGAACAAAAGATGTGGCTTGTGTTATTGATGCAAAGCATTTATGCGTTAATTCTAGAGGAATAAAAGATATTGAAAGTAGTACAGTTACTGCTGAATTTGGAGGGAAGTTTAAAAATAAAGAGACTAAAAAAGAATTTTTAGACTATTTAAAAATGGATACTACTTTCCACTAA
- a CDS encoding C40 family peptidase — translation MFGICNLSIVPLRLAPSDTSEMVNQVLFGEHFTILEKDKKWSKIKLEFDGYEGYIDNKQYQELSEEQFNTFSKSKKYYAGELIDFITDSNNNLTTIPLGAHLPLLENKKLNINGNHFLYDGKVANKKLPKAAIIETAYLFLNVPYLWGGKSPFGIDCSGFTQTVYKLCGYELLRDAKEQATQGDVLSFIEESEPGDLAFFDNEEGIITHVGIIMNDYNIIHAHGKVRIDKLDHSGIYNIDSQTHTHKLRVIKRLIH, via the coding sequence ATGTTCGGAATTTGTAATCTTAGTATTGTCCCATTACGTTTAGCTCCTTCAGATACATCTGAAATGGTGAATCAAGTATTATTTGGTGAGCATTTTACTATACTTGAAAAAGATAAGAAATGGAGTAAAATAAAGCTAGAATTTGATGGCTATGAGGGATATATTGATAACAAACAATACCAAGAACTATCAGAAGAACAATTCAACACTTTCAGTAAAAGTAAAAAATACTACGCAGGTGAATTGATAGATTTTATTACTGACAGTAACAACAATTTAACTACAATACCACTTGGAGCTCATTTACCATTACTTGAAAACAAAAAATTAAACATTAATGGTAATCATTTTTTATATGACGGAAAAGTAGCTAATAAAAAACTTCCAAAGGCTGCAATTATAGAAACAGCTTATTTGTTTTTAAATGTACCATATTTGTGGGGAGGTAAGTCTCCTTTTGGAATTGATTGCTCTGGCTTTACACAAACTGTCTATAAACTTTGTGGATATGAACTTTTACGTGACGCTAAAGAACAAGCTACACAAGGAGATGTTTTAAGTTTTATAGAAGAAAGTGAACCCGGAGACTTAGCTTTTTTTGACAATGAAGAAGGTATTATTACACACGTTGGTATTATTATGAATGATTATAATATTATACATGCTCATGGTAAAGTTAGAATTGACAAGCTAGATCATAGTGGAATATACAATATTGACTCTCAAACACACACACACAAACTTAGAGTTATAAAACGACTTATACATTAA
- a CDS encoding ATP-dependent Clp protease ATP-binding subunit, with protein sequence MDDNFSPQVRDVITFSKEEALRLGHDFIGTEHLLLGLIRKGDGKAIEILTTFDVDLELVRNKLEKLNPSSSSLLNNQKKSLHLTRQAEKAIKTTFLEAKLYQSNAIDTAHLLLCILRNENDPTTKLLQKYDIDYEQAKALYKELHVGDFSSSPLAETPSDDEFADDKTNPFGQQSSSRGKQAKKSKTPVLDNFGRDLTALAEAGKLDPVVGRLKEIERVSQILSRRKKNNPMLIGEPGVGKSAIAEGLALRIVSRKVSRILFDKRIVSLDLASLVAGTKYRGQFEERMKALMNELEKNDDIILFIDEIHTIVGAGGATGSLDASNMLKPALARGEIQCIGATTLDEYRTNIEKDGALERRFQKVIVDPTTVEETVQILHNIKGKYEAHHHVNFTDEAIQACVKLTNRYMTDRYLPDKAIDALDEAGSRIHITNIVVPQQILELEAKLEEIRERKTKAVSGQKYEEAAKLRDDEKNMEMALDSAQSQWEEDSKLHRETVTEDNVAEVVSMMTGIPVNRVAEAESNRLAELPNLIKGKVIGQDEAVTKVVKAIQRNRVGLKDPNKPIGSFIFLGSTGVGKTQLAKVLARELFDSDESLIRIDMSEYMEKFAISRLIGAPPGYVGYEEGGQLTEKVRRKPYSVVLLDEIEKAHPDVFNMLLQILDDGHITDSLGRKIDFRNTIIIMTSNIGVRKLKDFGGGVGFGTASKKDQEDAHAKSIIEGALKKSFAPEFLNRIDDVIIFNTLEREDIHKIIDIELNKLLTRISDLGYELTLSNEAKDYIADKGYDKQYGARPLKRAIQKYIEDALAEEIVSSKLDEGDSIFMDLDKKTKRLIIKIEKGEKPAETRTEFDGEDQ encoded by the coding sequence ATGGACGATAATTTTTCACCACAAGTTAGAGATGTAATCACTTTTAGTAAAGAAGAGGCACTACGTTTAGGGCATGACTTTATTGGAACTGAACATCTACTTTTAGGTCTGATAAGGAAGGGAGATGGGAAAGCAATCGAAATTTTAACTACGTTTGACGTAGATTTAGAGTTAGTGCGCAATAAATTAGAAAAACTAAATCCATCTTCTTCATCTTTATTAAATAACCAAAAGAAGAGCTTACATCTTACCAGACAAGCAGAAAAAGCTATTAAAACTACGTTTTTAGAAGCTAAACTATATCAAAGCAATGCTATCGATACAGCGCATTTGTTGTTGTGTATTTTGCGAAATGAAAATGATCCAACAACAAAATTGCTACAGAAATATGATATAGATTATGAGCAAGCTAAAGCTTTATATAAAGAGTTACATGTTGGAGACTTTTCATCAAGCCCGTTAGCTGAAACACCTTCAGATGATGAGTTTGCAGATGATAAAACAAATCCTTTTGGACAACAATCTTCTTCTAGAGGAAAGCAAGCAAAGAAATCTAAAACCCCCGTTTTAGATAATTTTGGGCGTGATTTAACGGCTTTGGCAGAAGCAGGTAAGTTAGATCCTGTGGTTGGAAGGCTAAAAGAAATAGAACGTGTTTCTCAAATTCTTAGTCGTCGTAAAAAGAATAACCCAATGTTAATAGGTGAGCCAGGGGTTGGTAAATCAGCAATTGCAGAAGGGTTGGCTTTACGAATAGTTAGCAGAAAAGTGTCTAGGATTTTATTCGATAAAAGAATTGTTTCTTTAGATTTAGCAAGTTTAGTTGCGGGTACTAAATATAGAGGGCAGTTTGAAGAAAGAATGAAAGCTTTGATGAATGAGCTTGAGAAAAACGATGATATTATTTTGTTTATAGATGAAATCCATACCATTGTTGGTGCAGGAGGAGCTACAGGCTCTTTAGATGCATCAAATATGTTGAAGCCAGCTTTAGCTAGAGGTGAAATTCAATGTATTGGAGCCACAACATTAGATGAATACAGAACAAATATAGAAAAAGATGGAGCGTTAGAACGTCGTTTCCAAAAGGTAATTGTTGACCCTACTACTGTTGAAGAAACAGTTCAAATTCTGCATAATATCAAAGGGAAATATGAAGCGCATCACCATGTTAATTTCACAGATGAAGCTATTCAAGCCTGTGTGAAATTGACGAATAGATATATGACAGATAGGTATTTGCCAGACAAAGCTATTGATGCGTTAGACGAAGCGGGTTCTCGTATTCATATTACTAATATTGTAGTACCTCAGCAAATTTTAGAATTAGAAGCTAAGTTAGAAGAGATAAGAGAACGTAAGACAAAAGCTGTTAGTGGTCAGAAATATGAAGAAGCTGCTAAATTACGTGATGATGAGAAGAATATGGAGATGGCGTTAGACTCTGCTCAAAGTCAATGGGAAGAAGATTCTAAACTGCACAGAGAAACGGTAACTGAAGATAATGTGGCAGAGGTAGTTTCTATGATGACGGGAATTCCTGTAAATAGAGTAGCAGAAGCTGAAAGTAATCGTTTAGCAGAATTACCAAATCTAATTAAAGGGAAAGTAATTGGGCAAGATGAAGCTGTTACTAAGGTAGTAAAGGCTATTCAAAGAAATAGAGTAGGGTTGAAAGATCCTAACAAACCAATAGGTTCTTTTATTTTCTTAGGGTCAACAGGTGTGGGTAAAACACAATTGGCTAAAGTATTAGCAAGAGAATTATTTGATTCTGATGAGTCACTTATTAGAATAGATATGAGTGAATATATGGAGAAGTTTGCAATTTCTCGTTTAATAGGAGCGCCTCCAGGGTATGTAGGGTATGAAGAAGGAGGACAATTAACAGAGAAGGTTCGTAGAAAACCATATTCAGTAGTTTTATTAGATGAGATTGAGAAAGCGCATCCAGATGTGTTTAATATGTTGTTGCAAATTTTAGATGATGGACATATTACAGATAGTTTAGGTCGTAAAATAGACTTTAGAAATACAATCATCATCATGACATCTAATATTGGTGTTCGTAAATTGAAAGATTTTGGAGGAGGTGTAGGATTTGGTACGGCATCTAAAAAAGATCAAGAAGATGCACATGCTAAAAGTATTATTGAAGGAGCTTTAAAGAAATCTTTTGCCCCAGAATTTTTAAATCGTATTGATGATGTAATTATCTTTAATACTTTAGAAAGAGAGGATATTCATAAGATTATAGATATTGAGTTAAATAAATTATTGACTCGTATTTCAGATCTAGGTTACGAATTAACACTTAGTAATGAAGCTAAAGATTATATTGCTGATAAAGGATATGACAAACAATATGGAGCTAGACCTTTAAAAAGAGCTATTCAAAAATATATTGAAGACGCTTTAGCAGAAGAAATAGTTAGTTCTAAGCTAGATGAAGGTGATTCTATATTTATGGATTTAGATAAGAAGACTAAAAGGCTTATTATTAAGATTGAGAAAGGTGAAAAACCTGCTGAGACTAGAACTGAATTTGACGGAGAGGATCAGTAA
- the gyrA gene encoding DNA gyrase subunit A: protein MADGEKLIPINIEEQMKAAYIDYSMSVIVSRALPDVRDGLKPVHRRVLFGMHELGIKSTGAYKKSARVVGEVLGKYHPHGDTSVYDSMVRMAQDWSVRYMMVDGQGNFGSVDGDSPAAMRYTEVRMQKISEEMLSDIEKETVDHKLNFDDTLQEPTVLPTRIPNLLVNGASGIAVGMATNMAPHNLTEVINGTIAYIDNREIEIDELMQHIKAPDFPTGGIIYGYDGVRDAFHTGRGRIVMRAKANIEEVKGRECIVVTEIPYQVNKAEMIKKTADLVNDKKLEGIASIRDESDRKGMRIVYVLKRDAIPNIVLNKLFKYTQLQTSFSVNNIALVKGRPEQLNLKQLIHYFVEHRHEVIVRRTQFELRKAEARAHILEGLIIASDNIDEVIAIIRGSSNADEARAKLIERFELTEIQARAIVEMRLRQLTGLEQDKLRAEYDEIIKTIADLKDILANEPRRYNIIKEELTIIRDKYGDERRSVIEYAGGDMRIEDMIPNSKVVVTISNAGYLKRTNLDEYKVQNRGGRGQKGATTRNEDFLEHLFVATNHQYMMFFTQKGKVFWMRVYEVPEGGKNTKGRAIQNLINIEQDDKVKAFLVTGDLKDEEYINNLYVIMATKKGQVKKTPLEQYSRPRTNGINAITIKEGDELLEAKLTTGDSQVMLALKSGKAIRFEEEKTRPMGRTASGVRGITLQHENDEVIGMVSVNDMESNILVVSEKGYGKRSKLEDYRITNRGGKGVKTLNISEKTGNLVAIKNVDDSNDLMIINKSGLTIRMAVEDLRVMGRATQGVRLINIKNNDSIAAVAKVMHEEESENGMEIENDSNENPEQQ from the coding sequence ATGGCAGATGGCGAAAAGTTGATTCCTATCAACATTGAAGAACAAATGAAAGCGGCATATATCGACTATTCAATGTCGGTAATTGTATCTAGAGCTCTACCTGATGTGCGAGATGGTTTAAAACCTGTACACCGTAGAGTTTTATTTGGAATGCATGAGTTAGGAATTAAATCTACAGGAGCCTATAAAAAATCCGCAAGAGTTGTTGGTGAAGTATTGGGTAAATATCACCCGCATGGAGATACTTCTGTATACGACTCTATGGTTCGTATGGCGCAAGATTGGAGTGTTCGTTACATGATGGTGGACGGACAAGGAAACTTTGGGTCAGTTGATGGTGATAGTCCAGCAGCAATGCGTTACACCGAGGTTCGTATGCAGAAAATATCAGAAGAAATGTTATCTGATATTGAAAAAGAAACTGTTGATCATAAATTAAATTTCGACGATACTTTACAAGAACCAACTGTTTTACCAACTCGAATTCCCAACTTATTGGTTAATGGAGCTTCTGGTATTGCTGTAGGTATGGCTACTAACATGGCGCCTCACAACTTAACGGAGGTTATTAATGGAACAATAGCTTACATAGACAATAGAGAGATTGAGATTGATGAATTAATGCAACACATTAAAGCCCCAGATTTCCCTACTGGTGGTATAATCTATGGTTATGATGGTGTAAGAGATGCCTTTCATACTGGTAGAGGTAGAATTGTTATGCGTGCTAAAGCTAATATTGAAGAAGTAAAAGGCCGTGAATGTATTGTAGTTACTGAAATTCCTTATCAAGTTAACAAAGCAGAAATGATTAAAAAAACTGCTGATTTAGTTAATGATAAAAAACTAGAAGGAATTGCCAGTATTCGTGACGAGTCAGACAGAAAAGGGATGCGTATTGTGTATGTTTTAAAGCGTGATGCTATTCCTAATATTGTTTTAAATAAGTTATTTAAATACACACAACTACAAACTTCTTTTAGTGTAAACAATATTGCTTTAGTTAAAGGTCGTCCTGAACAACTAAACTTAAAGCAACTAATTCATTACTTTGTTGAACATCGTCATGAAGTTATTGTTAGAAGAACTCAATTTGAATTAAGAAAAGCAGAAGCTAGAGCACATATTTTAGAAGGTTTAATTATAGCTTCTGACAATATTGATGAAGTAATTGCAATTATTAGAGGTTCTTCTAATGCAGATGAAGCTAGAGCTAAATTAATAGAACGCTTTGAGTTAACTGAAATTCAAGCTCGTGCTATTGTTGAAATGCGTTTACGCCAATTAACAGGTCTGGAGCAAGATAAATTACGCGCTGAATATGATGAAATTATCAAAACAATTGCTGATTTAAAAGATATTTTAGCTAATGAACCAAGACGTTACAACATTATAAAAGAAGAATTAACTATTATTAGAGATAAATATGGAGATGAGCGCCGTTCAGTAATTGAGTATGCTGGAGGTGACATGCGTATTGAGGACATGATTCCTAACTCTAAAGTAGTGGTTACAATCTCAAACGCTGGTTACTTAAAAAGAACCAATCTAGACGAATATAAAGTTCAAAATAGAGGTGGTAGAGGTCAAAAGGGTGCTACAACAAGAAATGAAGATTTCTTAGAACACTTATTTGTTGCTACCAACCATCAATATATGATGTTCTTTACCCAAAAAGGTAAAGTGTTTTGGATGCGTGTTTATGAAGTTCCAGAAGGTGGTAAAAATACTAAAGGTAGAGCCATCCAGAATCTTATTAATATTGAACAAGACGATAAGGTAAAAGCTTTTCTTGTTACTGGTGATTTAAAAGATGAGGAATACATCAATAACCTTTATGTTATTATGGCTACCAAAAAAGGTCAAGTTAAGAAAACTCCTTTAGAGCAATATTCTAGACCGAGAACTAATGGTATTAATGCTATTACTATTAAAGAAGGTGATGAACTTTTAGAGGCTAAATTAACAACTGGTGATAGCCAAGTAATGTTAGCCTTAAAATCTGGTAAAGCTATTCGTTTTGAAGAAGAGAAAACTCGACCAATGGGTAGAACTGCTTCTGGTGTAAGAGGTATTACACTTCAGCATGAAAATGATGAAGTTATTGGAATGGTATCTGTTAACGACATGGAAAGTAACATTTTAGTTGTTTCAGAAAAAGGGTATGGAAAGCGTTCTAAGCTTGAAGACTATCGTATAACTAACAGAGGAGGAAAAGGTGTAAAAACATTGAATATTTCCGAAAAAACTGGTAATTTGGTTGCCATTAAAAACGTTGATGATTCTAACGATTTAATGATTATTAATAAATCTGGACTAACTATTCGTATGGCTGTTGAAGACTTACGTGTAATGGGTAGAGCTACTCAAGGAGTTCGTTTAATTAATATAAAAAATAATGACAGTATAGCTGCCGTTGCTAAGGTTATGCATGAAGAGGAAAGCGAAAATGGCATGGAAATTGAAAACGATAGTAACGAAAACCCAGAACAACAATAA
- a CDS encoding acetyl-CoA C-acyltransferase, translating to MKEVVIASVARTPIGSFLGTLSKIPAPKLGAIAIKGALDKIDLKPELVEEVFMGNVVSAGLGQAPARQAAIFAGIPESVPCTTVNKVCSSGMKSIMLAAQTIALGDAEVVVAGGMENMSMIPHYQHARTGSKFGPVKMEDGMQRDGLVDAYEQVAMGVCADECATEYSFSREDQDAFAVESYNRSAKAWSEGKFADEVVPVEVPQRRGEPLIFAEDEEYKNVKMEKIPSLRPAFTKEGTVTAANASTINDGGAALVLMSAEKAKELGVTPLAKIKSYADAAHEPKWFTTAPAKALPKALAKAGISIDDVDYFELNEAFSVVGLANMKILNLASDKVNVNGGAVSLGHPLGVSGARIIIALTSILKQNNAKIGAAGICNGGGGASAMVIERV from the coding sequence ATGAAAGAAGTAGTCATCGCATCAGTTGCTCGTACTCCAATAGGAAGCTTTTTAGGAACTTTATCAAAAATACCAGCTCCAAAATTAGGGGCTATCGCTATAAAAGGCGCTCTTGATAAAATTGACTTAAAACCAGAATTGGTTGAGGAAGTTTTCATGGGGAATGTTGTTTCTGCTGGATTAGGACAAGCACCAGCTCGTCAAGCAGCTATATTTGCTGGTATTCCAGAATCAGTGCCATGTACTACCGTTAATAAAGTTTGTTCTTCTGGAATGAAATCTATAATGTTAGCTGCTCAAACAATTGCTCTTGGCGATGCTGAAGTAGTTGTTGCCGGAGGAATGGAAAATATGAGTATGATTCCACATTACCAACACGCTAGAACAGGAAGTAAATTTGGACCTGTTAAAATGGAGGATGGAATGCAAAGAGATGGCTTAGTTGACGCATACGAACAAGTAGCTATGGGAGTTTGTGCTGATGAATGCGCTACTGAATATAGCTTTTCGAGAGAAGATCAAGACGCTTTTGCTGTTGAATCATATAACAGGTCAGCTAAAGCATGGAGTGAAGGTAAATTTGCTGACGAAGTAGTTCCTGTTGAAGTTCCACAAAGAAGAGGTGAGCCTTTAATTTTTGCAGAAGACGAAGAATATAAAAATGTAAAGATGGAAAAGATTCCTTCTTTACGTCCTGCTTTTACAAAGGAGGGTACTGTTACTGCAGCTAACGCCTCAACTATAAATGACGGAGGTGCTGCTCTAGTATTAATGTCTGCTGAAAAAGCAAAAGAATTAGGGGTTACTCCATTAGCAAAAATTAAAAGTTATGCAGATGCTGCACATGAACCAAAGTGGTTTACAACTGCTCCTGCAAAAGCTCTTCCAAAAGCTCTAGCTAAAGCTGGAATATCCATAGATGATGTTGATTATTTTGAATTAAACGAAGCTTTTTCAGTTGTTGGGTTAGCTAATATGAAAATACTTAACCTTGCATCAGATAAAGTTAATGTTAATGGTGGAGCTGTTTCATTAGGACATCCTTTAGGTGTTTCTGGAGCTAGAATTATTATTGCTTTAACTTCTATTTTAAAACAAAATAACGCTAAAATAGGTGCTGCTGGAATTTGTAACGGTGGTGGCGGTGCTAGTGCAATGGTTATTGAACGTGTTTAA
- the hisS gene encoding histidine--tRNA ligase — protein sequence MKPSIPKGTRDFSSTEVAKRNYIFSTIKHSFENFGFQPIETPSFENSSTLMGKYGEEGDRLIFKILNSGDYLKKVDVKLLEEKNSQKVIPSISEKALRYDLTVPFARYVVQHQNEITFPFKRYQIQPVWRADRPQKGRFREFYQCDADVVGSKSLWQEVEFVQLYDTVFSKLGLQGTTIKINNRKILSGIAEVIGAKDKLIDFTVALDKLDKIGKEGVVKEMLEKGISEEAIAKVDPLFSFTGSNNDKLASLQNMLEASEEGLKGVEELRFIVEAISELGLSSASLELDVTLARGLNYYTGAIYEVAAPREVKIGSIGGGGRYDDLTGIFGMKDVSGVGISFGLDRIYLVMEELGLFETVELPKPKVLFLNFDGSESLAKIKAIKVLRGQNIKSELYPDLATSNNQQKKQWKYATNREIEFVVSNMEDDKFRVKNMQNREENLLTLNEIVNLIK from the coding sequence ATGAAGCCAAGTATCCCAAAAGGAACCAGAGATTTTTCCTCAACAGAAGTAGCAAAAAGAAATTATATTTTTTCTACTATTAAGCATTCGTTTGAGAATTTCGGATTTCAACCTATAGAAACCCCAAGTTTTGAAAACTCTTCTACATTAATGGGAAAATACGGAGAAGAAGGAGATCGACTGATTTTTAAAATTTTAAATTCAGGAGATTATTTAAAGAAAGTTGATGTTAAATTGTTAGAAGAAAAAAACAGTCAAAAAGTAATTCCTAGTATTTCAGAAAAAGCATTGCGTTATGACTTAACAGTGCCGTTTGCACGCTATGTAGTTCAGCACCAAAACGAAATTACCTTTCCTTTTAAACGTTATCAAATCCAACCCGTTTGGAGAGCTGATAGACCTCAAAAAGGAAGGTTTAGAGAATTTTATCAATGTGATGCAGATGTAGTAGGAAGTAAATCGCTTTGGCAAGAAGTAGAATTTGTACAATTATATGATACCGTTTTTAGTAAGCTAGGTTTACAAGGAACGACTATCAAAATCAACAATCGTAAAATATTATCTGGAATAGCTGAAGTAATAGGGGCAAAGGATAAACTAATTGATTTTACCGTTGCTTTAGATAAACTTGATAAAATTGGAAAAGAAGGTGTTGTCAAGGAAATGTTGGAGAAAGGTATTAGTGAAGAAGCTATAGCAAAAGTGGACCCTTTATTTAGTTTTACAGGAAGTAATAATGATAAATTAGCTTCTTTACAAAATATGTTAGAAGCTTCTGAAGAAGGATTAAAAGGGGTTGAAGAGTTACGTTTTATTGTAGAAGCAATTTCTGAATTAGGTTTGTCTTCTGCTAGTTTGGAGTTAGATGTAACTTTAGCAAGAGGGTTAAATTATTATACAGGAGCTATTTATGAAGTAGCAGCGCCAAGAGAAGTAAAAATAGGTTCTATTGGTGGCGGTGGAAGATATGATGATTTAACAGGTATTTTTGGCATGAAAGATGTTTCTGGTGTAGGGATCTCTTTTGGGTTAGATAGGATTTATTTGGTAATGGAAGAGCTTGGATTATTTGAAACTGTAGAGTTACCAAAACCAAAAGTACTGTTTTTGAATTTTGATGGAAGTGAAAGTCTAGCAAAGATAAAAGCAATTAAAGTTTTAAGAGGGCAAAATATAAAGTCAGAACTTTATCCAGATCTAGCAACAAGTAACAATCAACAAAAAAAGCAATGGAAATATGCTACAAATAGAGAAATTGAATTTGTAGTTAGTAATATGGAAGATGATAAATTTAGAGTAAAGAATATGCAGAATAGAGAGGAAAATTTACTTACACTAAATGAAATTGTTAATTTAATAAAGTAA
- a CDS encoding tetratricopeptide repeat protein — translation MRKQILALSLGVASLSAVAQKAELKAAEKAIKKQEFNSAITSLNAAEKLIANADDKYKSKFYFLKGKAYAAKKDYKTSAEAINKLIAFEKQIGKSKYTGEAQPMLNKMIQDVSNKAINLYNNKKDYKNASEYFYLTYVLSPKDTSFVYNAAIASHQAKDLDTALKYYTELKDINYTGIETQYLATNKLTGKVENLGSKQQRDLMIKTKQYIKPENKVSESKYSTIVKNIAFILKEQGKTDEAIKALAEARKANPKDLNLLLNEADMYIKLKQMDKFGKLMSEAIALDPNNPTLYYNLGVVNFNQGRVEDAKKYYKKAVELKPDYGDAYMNLAVVVLDQDKAIVEEMNKNLSNFKKYDELALKQKEVYKEAIPYLEKADGLNRTMDTVKTLMNIYEVLEMEGKAKEYRDIYKSMK, via the coding sequence ATGAGAAAACAAATTTTAGCACTTTCTTTAGGAGTTGCATCATTAAGCGCAGTAGCACAAAAAGCTGAACTTAAAGCTGCTGAAAAAGCTATAAAAAAACAAGAATTTAACAGTGCAATTACATCACTAAACGCAGCTGAAAAGTTAATTGCAAATGCTGACGATAAATACAAGTCTAAATTTTACTTTTTAAAAGGTAAAGCTTATGCTGCTAAAAAAGATTATAAAACATCTGCGGAAGCAATCAATAAATTAATTGCTTTTGAAAAACAAATTGGTAAAAGCAAATACACTGGAGAAGCTCAACCAATGTTAAATAAAATGATTCAAGATGTTTCAAATAAAGCTATCAACCTTTATAATAATAAAAAGGATTATAAAAATGCATCTGAATACTTCTATTTAACGTATGTTTTAAGTCCTAAGGACACATCTTTTGTTTATAATGCTGCAATTGCTTCTCATCAAGCAAAAGACTTAGACACTGCATTAAAATATTATACTGAGTTAAAAGACATTAATTATACAGGTATTGAGACTCAATATTTAGCTACTAATAAATTAACTGGTAAAGTTGAAAACTTAGGTTCTAAGCAACAAAGAGATTTGATGATTAAAACTAAGCAGTATATAAAACCAGAGAATAAAGTATCTGAATCTAAATATTCAACTATAGTTAAGAATATTGCTTTTATTTTAAAAGAGCAAGGTAAAACCGATGAAGCTATCAAGGCTTTGGCTGAAGCTCGTAAAGCTAATCCTAAAGATTTAAATTTATTACTTAATGAAGCTGACATGTACATTAAGTTAAAGCAAATGGATAAGTTTGGTAAATTAATGTCTGAAGCTATTGCTTTAGATCCTAATAACCCAACATTATACTATAATTTAGGTGTTGTTAACTTTAATCAAGGTAGAGTTGAAGACGCAAAAAAATACTACAAAAAAGCAGTTGAATTAAAGCCTGACTATGGTGATGCTTATATGAATTTAGCTGTAGTTGTTTTAGATCAAGATAAAGCTATTGTTGAAGAAATGAACAAAAACTTATCTAACTTTAAAAAATATGATGAGTTAGCTCTGAAACAAAAAGAGGTATATAAAGAAGCTATTCCTTATTTAGAAAAAGCTGATGGCCTAAATAGAACTATGGACACTGTTAAAACTTTAATGAATATCTATGAAGTTTTAGAAATGGAAGGTAAGGCTAAAGAGTACAGAGATATTTATAAATCTATGAAATAA